From a region of the Corallococcus coralloides DSM 2259 genome:
- a CDS encoding GIN domain-containing protein codes for MWKRLGVAALAAGLLSGCYFTDEMQGDGNTVTESRVATDFSTVENRGSMEVVIREGEVPDVKVTLDENLQHRVRTFVSPGNTLVIETDGSFAPRGPARVEILVPRMIGATQDGSGSLRVEGFERVKEDVKLVAKGSGSLSFCGGVRTLEAKLSGSGNMELCAAGEGLAEWVDLSQSGSGDLKFEGAAKHVRTRTDGSGFTTLKGVTNRLDAWLDGSGGLGAPGLRAVDVNITSKGSGTVAAYVDGGGAVILLDSSGNVDLYGHALSTQLRVNGSGRVIWH; via the coding sequence ATGTGGAAGCGTTTGGGAGTCGCCGCGCTCGCGGCGGGGCTGCTGTCCGGCTGCTACTTCACCGATGAGATGCAGGGCGACGGCAACACCGTCACGGAGTCGCGCGTGGCGACCGACTTCTCCACCGTGGAGAACCGGGGCTCGATGGAGGTGGTGATTCGCGAGGGCGAGGTGCCGGACGTGAAGGTCACGCTGGATGAGAACCTCCAGCACCGCGTGCGCACCTTCGTGTCGCCCGGCAACACGCTGGTCATCGAGACGGACGGCTCGTTCGCGCCCCGGGGCCCGGCGCGGGTGGAGATCCTCGTGCCGCGCATGATTGGCGCGACGCAGGACGGCTCCGGCTCCCTGCGCGTGGAGGGCTTCGAGCGGGTGAAGGAGGACGTGAAGCTGGTGGCGAAGGGCTCCGGCTCGCTGAGCTTCTGCGGCGGGGTGCGCACCCTGGAGGCGAAGCTCAGCGGCTCCGGGAACATGGAGCTGTGCGCGGCCGGTGAAGGCCTGGCCGAGTGGGTGGACCTGTCGCAGTCCGGCTCCGGCGACCTGAAGTTCGAGGGGGCCGCGAAGCATGTGCGCACCCGGACGGACGGCTCCGGCTTCACGACGCTCAAGGGCGTCACCAACCGGCTCGACGCCTGGCTGGACGGCAGCGGTGGCCTCGGGGCCCCGGGCCTCCGGGCCGTGGACGTGAACATCACGTCGAAGGGCTCTGGCACCGTCGCCGCGTACGTGGACGGGGGCGGGGCGGTCATCCTGCTCGACTCGTCGGGGAACGTGGACCTGTATGGCCATGCCCTGTCGACCCAGCTCCGGGTCAACGGCAGCGGTCGGGTCATCTGGCACTGA
- a CDS encoding inositol-3-phosphate synthase yields the protein MENKKKVAKPEGKLAVLIPGLGAVSTTLMAGVELARQGKGAPIGSLTQMGTARLGKRTDGRTVKLNELVPLATLDDVVFGAWDIISEDAYQVAVRSGVLTDKHLEQVKPFLQGIKPKPGVHDPEFVRRIAANHIKATKTHRESIEALRQDIRDFKKELNAKRAVMVVCSSVETFRPLPEAFQTLANFEKALDANSTDINPTALYTYAAIKEGVPFANGTPNAAVDTPALQELAKLEGVPVAGRDLKSGQTMMKTVIAPALKARMLGLEGWFSTNILGNRDGEVLDDPQAFKAKEVTKSSVLDTILQPDLYPELYNKYSHKVSIHYYPPRGDAKEGWDNIDITGWLGYPMQIKVNFLCRDSILAAPLVLDIALFMDLAKRLEWRGIQEWMSFYFKSPMAHPGLPVEHDLFIQLTKLKNTLRVVAGEEPITHLGMDYYGDDLPLAR from the coding sequence ATGGAGAATAAGAAGAAGGTCGCGAAGCCCGAGGGCAAGCTGGCGGTGCTCATCCCGGGCCTGGGCGCGGTTTCCACCACGCTGATGGCGGGTGTGGAGCTGGCGCGGCAGGGCAAGGGTGCCCCCATTGGCTCGCTCACGCAGATGGGCACGGCCCGCCTGGGCAAGCGCACCGACGGCCGCACCGTGAAGCTCAACGAGCTGGTGCCGCTGGCCACGCTGGACGACGTCGTCTTCGGCGCGTGGGACATCATCAGCGAGGACGCCTACCAGGTGGCCGTGCGCTCGGGCGTGCTGACCGACAAGCACCTGGAGCAGGTGAAGCCCTTCCTCCAGGGCATCAAGCCGAAGCCGGGCGTGCATGATCCGGAGTTCGTGCGCCGTATCGCCGCGAACCACATCAAGGCCACCAAGACGCACCGCGAGAGCATTGAAGCGCTGCGCCAGGACATCCGGGACTTCAAGAAGGAGCTCAACGCCAAGCGCGCCGTGATGGTGGTGTGCAGCAGCGTGGAGACCTTCCGCCCGCTGCCGGAGGCCTTCCAGACGCTGGCCAACTTCGAGAAGGCGCTGGACGCCAACAGCACGGACATCAACCCCACGGCGCTCTACACCTACGCGGCCATCAAGGAAGGCGTGCCGTTCGCCAACGGGACGCCGAACGCGGCCGTGGACACGCCCGCGCTGCAGGAGCTGGCGAAGCTGGAGGGCGTGCCCGTCGCGGGCCGTGACCTCAAGAGCGGCCAGACGATGATGAAGACGGTCATCGCGCCCGCGCTCAAGGCGCGCATGCTGGGCCTGGAGGGGTGGTTCTCCACCAACATCCTGGGCAACCGCGACGGCGAGGTGCTGGATGATCCGCAGGCCTTCAAGGCCAAGGAAGTGACCAAGTCGAGCGTGCTCGACACCATCCTGCAGCCGGACCTGTACCCGGAGCTGTACAACAAGTACTCGCACAAGGTGTCGATCCACTACTACCCGCCCCGCGGCGACGCGAAGGAGGGCTGGGACAACATCGACATCACCGGGTGGCTGGGCTACCCGATGCAGATCAAGGTCAACTTCCTCTGCCGCGACTCCATCCTGGCGGCGCCGCTGGTCCTGGACATCGCGCTGTTCATGGACCTGGCGAAGCGGCTGGAGTGGCGGGGCATCCAGGAGTGGATGTCCTTCTACTTCAAGAGCCCCATGGCCCACCCGGGCCTGCCGGTGGAGCACGACCTGTTCATCCAGCTGACCAAGCTGAAGAACACGCTGCGCGTCGTCGCGGGCGAAGAGCCCATCACTCACCTGGGGATGGACTACTACGGGGATGACCTCCCTCTCGCCCGCTAA
- a CDS encoding pyridoxamine 5'-phosphate oxidase family protein: MTTTTKTPQDVVEHLGKLIHGIKVAMMTTVDTDGSLRSRPMWTYDKDFDGELWFFTNDHTHKVDEVQKDHHVSLAYSDPTRDRYVSVSGRCTLIHDKAKAKELWNPALKAWFPQGLDDPNLALLRVSVEKAEYWDTPNSKMVQLVGFVKAVLTGDKYHPGDNQKLDRGAPRHN, translated from the coding sequence ATGACGACGACGACGAAGACTCCGCAGGACGTGGTGGAGCACCTGGGCAAGCTCATCCACGGCATCAAGGTCGCGATGATGACGACCGTGGACACCGACGGCAGCCTGCGCAGCCGGCCGATGTGGACCTACGACAAGGACTTCGACGGAGAGCTGTGGTTCTTCACCAACGACCACACCCATAAGGTGGACGAGGTGCAGAAGGACCACCATGTCAGCCTCGCCTACTCGGACCCCACCCGGGACCGGTACGTGTCCGTCAGCGGCCGCTGCACGCTGATCCACGACAAGGCCAAGGCCAAGGAGCTGTGGAACCCCGCCCTCAAGGCCTGGTTCCCCCAGGGGCTGGATGATCCGAACCTGGCGCTCTTGCGCGTCTCCGTCGAGAAGGCCGAGTACTGGGACACACCCAACAGCAAGATGGTCCAGCTGGTCGGGTTCGTGAAAGCCGTCCTCACCGGAGACAAGTACCACCCGGGAGACAACCAGAAGCTCGACCGGGGCGCCCCCCGCCACAACTGA
- a CDS encoding GtrA family protein, translating to MPDNVLALLSGDLSPSARIWTALAPALFAVAYFLVGLVLFCIRCAIKGIPRDAETLTRGKSVLVGFFLRHYFFWVIQPLWRVLLRSGLPANALSMLSGLLGVSSGVAVAAGRFALGGWLFLFAGVLDVMDGRVARTRKEANPAGAALDSVLDRYVDSAILMGLAWYYRDTWVLLPALGALMGSSLVPYVRAKGEGLGVSVRDGAMQRLERVLFLGVGTALSPILEALFWPTEKHPMHWLAVAGLVFVAVLSNVTALARFRTLVRALTPKKPVKQRSGVALFGFNAAAGAIATAVDFVAVLGMVEWGGLSPVWATVAGCVLGGVVNYTLNRVITFRSQGAVAPQLARYTLVSATSALLNAGGVALLTLHPQLAYTLGWWLVRGVVYFAWNLPLQRDYVFNDNSDELMEQRPHAA from the coding sequence GTGCCTGACAACGTGCTGGCCTTGCTGAGTGGAGACCTGTCCCCCTCGGCGCGCATCTGGACCGCGCTCGCGCCCGCGCTGTTCGCGGTCGCGTACTTCCTCGTGGGCCTGGTGCTCTTCTGTATCCGCTGCGCCATCAAGGGCATTCCCCGGGACGCGGAGACGCTGACGCGCGGCAAGTCGGTGCTGGTGGGCTTCTTCCTGCGCCACTACTTCTTCTGGGTCATCCAGCCGCTGTGGCGGGTGCTCCTGCGCTCGGGCCTGCCGGCCAACGCGCTGTCCATGCTGTCGGGCCTGCTGGGCGTGTCGTCCGGCGTGGCGGTGGCGGCGGGCCGCTTCGCGCTGGGCGGCTGGCTGTTCCTCTTCGCGGGCGTGCTGGACGTGATGGACGGCCGCGTGGCGCGCACCCGCAAGGAGGCGAACCCCGCGGGCGCGGCGCTGGACTCCGTGCTGGACCGGTACGTGGACTCCGCCATCCTGATGGGCCTGGCCTGGTACTACCGGGACACCTGGGTGCTGCTGCCCGCGCTGGGCGCGCTGATGGGCTCCTCGCTGGTGCCGTACGTGCGCGCCAAGGGTGAGGGCCTGGGCGTGAGCGTGCGCGACGGCGCGATGCAGCGGCTGGAGCGGGTGCTGTTCCTGGGCGTGGGCACGGCGCTGTCGCCCATCCTGGAGGCGCTGTTCTGGCCGACGGAGAAGCACCCCATGCACTGGCTGGCGGTGGCGGGCCTGGTCTTCGTGGCCGTGCTGAGCAACGTCACGGCGCTGGCGCGCTTCCGCACGCTGGTGCGGGCCCTGACGCCCAAGAAGCCGGTGAAGCAGCGCTCGGGCGTGGCGCTGTTCGGCTTCAACGCGGCGGCGGGCGCCATCGCCACGGCGGTGGACTTCGTGGCGGTGCTGGGCATGGTGGAGTGGGGAGGCCTCTCCCCGGTGTGGGCCACGGTGGCCGGCTGCGTGCTGGGCGGCGTGGTGAACTACACCCTCAACCGGGTCATCACCTTCCGCAGCCAGGGGGCGGTGGCGCCGCAGCTGGCGCGCTACACGCTGGTGAGCGCGACCAGCGCGCTGCTCAACGCGGGCGGCGTGGCGCTGCTCACGCTGCACCCGCAGCTGGCGTACACGCTGGGCTGGTGGCTGGTGCGCGGCGTCGTGTACTTCGCGTGGAACCTGCCGCTGCAGCGCGACTACGTCTTCAACGACAACTCGGACGAGCTCATGGAGCAGCGGCCCCATGCGGCGTGA
- a CDS encoding aldo/keto reductase, protein MRPSRPPHPSRREVLVAGIGAALAPSLSALAQSPRMLTRPIPSSGEALPVIGMGTWQTFDVGGAANERAPLAQVLQKFFASGARLIDSSPMYGRSEAVVGDLLKQSGQEKTPFLATKVWTRGKAEGAAQIQASLQKMGHGRMDLMQVHNLLDVDVHLPVLRELKAAKKIRYVGVTHYLRSAFDDLEKHIQGSKLDFVQLPYSLAMRDAEARLLPAAKEHGVAVLVMEPFDKGNLFRKMKGRPLPDWASEFDCTSWAQFFLKFILGHPAVNCPIPATSDPAHLEDNVKAGFGRLPDEKLRARMVKLFES, encoded by the coding sequence ATGCGCCCGTCCCGTCCTCCCCACCCTTCCCGCCGCGAGGTCCTGGTGGCGGGCATCGGCGCCGCGCTCGCGCCGTCCCTCTCCGCCCTCGCCCAGAGTCCCCGCATGCTCACCCGCCCCATCCCCAGCTCCGGCGAAGCCCTGCCCGTCATCGGCATGGGCACCTGGCAGACCTTCGACGTCGGCGGCGCCGCGAACGAACGCGCGCCCCTGGCCCAGGTCCTCCAGAAGTTCTTCGCCTCGGGCGCGCGCCTCATCGACTCGTCCCCCATGTACGGCCGCTCCGAGGCCGTCGTGGGCGACCTGCTGAAGCAGTCCGGCCAGGAGAAGACCCCGTTCCTCGCCACCAAGGTCTGGACGCGCGGCAAGGCGGAAGGGGCGGCGCAGATACAGGCGTCCCTCCAGAAGATGGGCCACGGCCGCATGGACCTGATGCAGGTGCACAACCTGCTGGACGTGGACGTGCACCTGCCCGTGCTGCGGGAGCTGAAGGCCGCGAAGAAGATCCGCTACGTGGGCGTCACCCACTACCTGCGCAGCGCCTTCGACGACCTGGAGAAGCACATCCAGGGCAGCAAGCTGGACTTCGTGCAGCTGCCCTACTCGCTCGCGATGCGCGACGCCGAAGCGCGCCTCCTGCCCGCGGCGAAGGAGCACGGCGTGGCCGTGCTCGTCATGGAGCCCTTCGACAAGGGCAACCTCTTCCGCAAGATGAAGGGCCGTCCCCTGCCGGACTGGGCCTCGGAGTTCGACTGCACGAGCTGGGCCCAGTTCTTCCTCAAGTTCATCCTGGGCCACCCCGCCGTGAACTGCCCCATCCCCGCGACCTCCGACCCCGCCCACCTGGAGGACAACGTGAAGGCGGGCTTCGGACGGCTCCCCGACGAGAAGCTGCGCGCGAGGATGGTGAAGCTCTTCGAGTCCTGA
- a CDS encoding phosphatase PAP2 family protein, with translation MTSLSPAKNDSAFKWLVTVMAAGHFALVVSTGRVRWEHVAADLLLVVLAWAGAGPRRFLRGAFPLWLTGMILDSQPLWLGLRGTIHTGDLWNLEKLLFPAPGGTHWPEWWSRHPNTPLDLLCGWAYAAYLYEVFLVALWFFFKKDARFEQLCWAFFVVNAIGVVTYVIYPAAPPWYVLKYGPGLADLSAPPSPAGTARFDAFFGIHYFANFYAKNPNVFGAMPSLHAAYPLMMVLVLWHKGLAWRVGTILFALLVAFSAVYLTHHYVLDVLAGSIAAVAAFVVVRAVFARRAVEAPGMAPMTLPSGGNTRA, from the coding sequence ATGACCTCCCTCTCGCCCGCTAAGAACGACTCCGCGTTCAAGTGGCTCGTCACCGTCATGGCGGCGGGCCACTTCGCGCTGGTGGTCTCCACCGGAAGAGTCCGGTGGGAGCACGTCGCGGCGGACCTGCTGCTGGTGGTGCTGGCCTGGGCCGGCGCCGGCCCGCGGCGGTTCCTCCGCGGCGCGTTCCCGCTGTGGCTCACCGGTATGATCCTGGACAGCCAGCCGCTGTGGCTGGGGCTGCGCGGCACCATCCACACCGGCGACCTGTGGAACCTGGAGAAGCTGCTGTTCCCCGCCCCGGGCGGCACGCACTGGCCCGAGTGGTGGTCGCGTCACCCCAACACGCCGCTGGACCTGCTGTGCGGCTGGGCCTACGCGGCCTACCTCTACGAGGTCTTCCTCGTGGCGCTGTGGTTCTTCTTCAAGAAGGACGCGAGATTCGAACAGCTGTGCTGGGCCTTCTTCGTGGTGAACGCCATCGGTGTGGTCACCTATGTGATCTACCCCGCGGCTCCCCCCTGGTACGTGCTGAAGTACGGGCCGGGACTCGCGGACCTGTCGGCGCCGCCCAGCCCCGCGGGCACCGCGCGCTTCGATGCCTTCTTCGGCATCCACTACTTCGCGAACTTCTACGCCAAGAACCCCAACGTCTTCGGGGCCATGCCGTCACTGCACGCGGCCTACCCGCTGATGATGGTGCTCGTCCTGTGGCACAAGGGCCTCGCGTGGCGGGTGGGCACCATCCTGTTCGCGCTGCTCGTCGCTTTTTCCGCCGTGTATCTCACGCACCACTACGTCCTCGACGTGCTCGCGGGAAGCATCGCGGCGGTCGCGGCCTTCGTGGTCGTGAGGGCTGTCTTCGCAAGACGGGCCGTGGAAGCGCCAGGGATGGCGCCCATGACCCTGCCGTCTGGAGGGAACACCCGTGCCTGA